A region of Chloracidobacterium sp. DNA encodes the following proteins:
- a CDS encoding prepilin-type N-terminal cleavage/methylation domain-containing protein, translating to MKNSPTILSPKEVLRKDKREGGFSILEIIIAMTIFMIVTGSIWGVLRIASQSRAVTNQQVQLTKNVRMALNVIGRDTYNAGYAYPVTSSVLLPDNRISARLGIPNDFDTSRDEVPPIIAGNNLNVDNYNTVANTRTDQVTFLFKDSTFNLVGTDQVSTAVNINAPTTPTAGVIEIAPSSGTNSVCRINDLYLVSGTNGAALGVSTGLNGTTAVQFANGDVLGFNQTGTGGFMSSITGTTMSMMRVKMVTYFVTSDGTLTRREFVNVPAVTPAVAFADEPLVYNVDDFQIRYIMDDGTVSDNPSAGPDGVAGNADDTQLRLEAVRQLRFTVSTRSTERDPSGQPYRESMTSTFSTRNLGYDAS from the coding sequence ATGAAAAATTCACCTACCATTCTCAGTCCGAAAGAAGTTCTAAGAAAAGATAAGCGCGAAGGCGGATTTTCGATTCTGGAGATCATCATTGCAATGACGATCTTCATGATCGTTACGGGTTCTATCTGGGGCGTTCTGCGGATCGCTTCGCAAAGCCGTGCAGTAACGAATCAGCAGGTGCAGTTGACCAAGAATGTGCGGATGGCCCTAAACGTGATCGGCCGCGACACTTACAATGCCGGGTACGCATATCCGGTGACGAGTTCAGTCCTTCTGCCTGACAACCGTATCTCGGCGCGTCTCGGTATTCCAAATGACTTCGATACTTCGCGTGATGAGGTTCCGCCTATCATTGCCGGAAATAATCTTAACGTTGACAACTATAATACGGTCGCGAATACGAGGACCGATCAGGTTACTTTCCTTTTTAAGGATTCGACGTTCAATCTGGTCGGAACCGATCAGGTTTCAACGGCTGTGAACATCAATGCGCCTACAACGCCGACCGCCGGTGTCATCGAGATCGCACCGTCATCCGGCACCAATTCCGTTTGCCGCATAAATGACCTCTATCTGGTCTCTGGCACCAACGGAGCGGCTCTTGGGGTCTCGACTGGTCTCAACGGTACAACCGCTGTTCAATTTGCGAACGGCGACGTGCTCGGCTTTAATCAAACCGGCACGGGCGGGTTTATGAGTTCGATAACCGGGACGACGATGAGTATGATGCGGGTCAAGATGGTGACCTATTTTGTGACCTCTGACGGCACATTGACGCGAAGGGAATTTGTAAATGTTCCAGCGGTCACTCCTGCGGTAGCGTTTGCGGACGAACCGCTGGTTTATAACGTCGATGATTTCCAGATCAGGTACATTATGGACGACGGAACGGTTTCGGATAATCCCAGCGCTGGCCCTGACGGTGTAGCCGGCAACGCTGATGACACGCAGTTAAGATTAGAAGCGGTCCGACAGCTTCGTTTTACGGTCAGCACGAGATCGACCGAACGAGATCCGTCGGGACAACCATACCGCGAGAGCATGACCTCGACATTTAGCACGCGAAATTTGGGCTACGATGCTAGTTGA
- a CDS encoding pilus assembly PilX N-terminal domain-containing protein yields the protein MKKIVIEQKGIVRAADRENEKGSAIVIALFVLALISIFAALAMSRSSAEAAAVGNETKESKAFYAAQGSLEMMTRNFNKKFEINLKPTTADFDDVRTAAVPGLSGPFTFNQEVIPTSNNVPTVLPGGDFKGLYAKRDTWRLRTTATDNVGVQVQLTRNILNNLIPIFQFGIFYDDDLEFHPGPRFDFGGRVHSNGSLFMQAGDGLYFSSKVSAANFIFTDVSKNGSAWTNWDDDVYIKNASGTYVQLQYNMGSVLASPANGAPVGTSPAPAIPLPTAYNSTNWGTNKALFDGNLDANVRELKLPLKLNSDNTNQNLDLIEIVKRGKSVGDVWNNGTGTVSSPNLSAVTTTTKDDAITASERYYNKTGIRVSLADSKAKLPGCATTTATAVTTPCGIRLDGESTGQVSGAIAAGTPLGYQPTPMVAASPNPSPYQATKLNGKRFYSPNKETWIKIETVIYNPTTEVYDTQDITQDILSLGVTDAPPSDGNFSITDPNYYTRGIDTRSIIELQRYVIPGANINGAGTYMSYVSATASPSPSPYNYVMPRAIRTPTGSATPDSCSRSGAPTPSSTPSGGYDTGTIPSATPFFPAGFTGDEIPSMRNASIRGYAAGIPCVVPVPINMFDTREGLYNDTTATFDPDATYGTNVPWAGVMSLVDINVGNLKKFLDGVWDNNMPTNTPYYTLTGHVLRGNDIPQPTNTGTKAGGWVLYISDRRGDFDFDGEYDMEDVYGPNDGTRQLGEDLNGNNTLQADYANESIRYTGTNTNISPDIAAVFDHKFYRRGVRLVNAETIPGIYNTTTPANTRGFTVASENGVYVLGNYNATGVSSHGSPTAHTDYLPLSTSQYDIPASIAADSITILSRNWQDALSFTSPFNLGNRQATETTCRFAMLSGDTVTTLNGTPNQGGGDLKMNGGVHNFKRFLEDWGSEYLNYSGSLINLFNSHNNNGPFKCCNNVYSPPNRNWVFDATFLDINRLPPGTPYFQYIQTTGFQRTND from the coding sequence ATGAAGAAAATAGTAATTGAGCAAAAAGGAATTGTGAGAGCCGCTGACAGGGAGAACGAAAAGGGTTCAGCCATTGTTATCGCATTGTTTGTTCTGGCTCTCATCAGCATATTCGCCGCGTTGGCAATGTCCCGGTCTTCGGCCGAAGCTGCGGCTGTAGGCAACGAGACAAAAGAAAGCAAGGCGTTTTACGCCGCGCAGGGAAGCTTGGAAATGATGACCCGCAACTTCAATAAGAAGTTCGAGATAAATCTAAAGCCAACCACCGCCGATTTTGATGATGTGAGGACTGCTGCAGTTCCCGGGCTTTCCGGCCCCTTTACGTTTAATCAGGAAGTAATTCCCACATCGAATAACGTGCCTACCGTCCTTCCCGGTGGTGACTTCAAAGGCTTATATGCAAAGCGGGACACCTGGCGCCTGCGAACTACTGCGACCGACAATGTCGGAGTTCAGGTTCAGCTTACTCGAAACATCCTGAACAATCTCATACCTATCTTCCAGTTCGGCATCTTTTACGACGACGACCTTGAGTTCCATCCGGGCCCGCGATTCGATTTTGGCGGCCGCGTACACTCAAACGGGTCGCTCTTTATGCAGGCTGGCGACGGTTTGTATTTTTCTTCAAAAGTTTCTGCGGCAAATTTTATTTTTACGGATGTTTCCAAGAACGGTTCAGCATGGACCAATTGGGATGACGATGTGTACATAAAAAATGCATCGGGAACCTATGTTCAACTTCAATACAACATGGGCAGCGTATTGGCGTCACCGGCTAATGGAGCTCCGGTTGGAACGAGTCCGGCTCCTGCGATCCCGCTTCCGACTGCGTACAATTCAACGAATTGGGGAACAAACAAGGCTCTGTTCGACGGTAATCTCGATGCTAACGTTCGCGAACTCAAACTGCCGTTGAAGCTGAACAGCGACAACACCAATCAAAATCTCGATCTCATTGAGATTGTAAAACGCGGCAAATCCGTCGGCGACGTTTGGAACAATGGAACAGGAACAGTTTCGTCACCAAACCTCAGTGCCGTAACAACCACAACGAAAGACGACGCGATCACCGCTTCAGAACGTTATTACAACAAGACTGGTATTCGGGTTTCTTTGGCTGACTCAAAAGCAAAATTACCCGGCTGTGCAACTACCACGGCTACCGCCGTTACCACACCGTGTGGGATCAGGCTTGATGGCGAGTCCACCGGTCAGGTCTCGGGAGCTATTGCAGCAGGAACACCGCTCGGCTACCAGCCGACGCCTATGGTCGCGGCTAGTCCTAACCCAAGTCCGTATCAAGCGACCAAGTTAAATGGCAAACGGTTCTATTCCCCTAACAAGGAAACCTGGATAAAGATCGAAACGGTCATATATAATCCAACAACGGAAGTTTATGACACGCAGGACATCACCCAGGATATTCTGAGTCTTGGAGTAACGGATGCCCCTCCTAGCGACGGGAATTTTTCTATCACTGATCCAAACTATTACACGCGTGGCATCGATACCCGCTCCATCATTGAGTTGCAGCGCTATGTAATTCCGGGAGCGAATATTAATGGCGCCGGAACTTACATGTCATATGTGAGCGCTACCGCAAGTCCTTCACCTTCTCCTTATAACTATGTTATGCCTAGGGCGATCAGAACACCCACCGGTTCAGCTACACCTGACAGTTGCAGCAGGTCTGGAGCACCCACTCCGTCGTCTACGCCTTCGGGCGGCTATGATACCGGCACCATACCATCGGCAACGCCTTTTTTCCCTGCTGGATTTACAGGTGACGAAATTCCGTCGATGCGCAACGCGAGCATAAGAGGTTACGCGGCGGGAATACCGTGCGTCGTGCCCGTTCCGATCAACATGTTCGACACTCGCGAGGGGCTATACAACGATACGACCGCGACGTTTGATCCTGATGCGACCTACGGAACAAATGTACCGTGGGCCGGCGTGATGAGCTTGGTCGATATCAACGTTGGAAATCTCAAAAAATTTCTTGATGGTGTATGGGACAACAACATGCCCACAAATACACCGTATTACACGTTGACCGGACATGTTCTTCGAGGCAATGATATTCCTCAACCGACAAACACCGGTACGAAAGCAGGCGGTTGGGTCCTCTACATCTCGGATCGTCGCGGTGATTTTGATTTTGACGGCGAATATGACATGGAAGATGTGTATGGCCCTAATGACGGAACCCGCCAACTTGGCGAAGATCTTAATGGCAACAACACGCTTCAGGCCGACTACGCCAATGAATCGATCAGATATACCGGGACTAACACCAACATTTCACCTGACATCGCCGCAGTATTCGATCACAAATTCTACCGTCGCGGTGTCCGGTTGGTGAACGCAGAGACGATTCCGGGAATCTACAACACAACGACACCCGCAAACACACGAGGATTTACCGTGGCGTCGGAAAATGGAGTTTATGTACTGGGTAACTACAACGCGACGGGTGTATCTTCACACGGCAGCCCTACTGCTCACACTGACTATTTGCCACTAAGCACTAGTCAGTATGATATCCCGGCGTCGATCGCTGCAGATTCAATAACAATACTGTCAAGAAACTGGCAGGATGCTCTTAGCTTCACGTCACCATTTAACCTCGGAAATCGACAGGCAACAGAGACGACCTGCCGTTTTGCAATGTTGTCAGGTGATACGGTAACAACCTTGAACGGAACGCCAAATCAAGGCGGAGGCGATCTAAAAATGAACGGCGGCGTTCACAACTTCAAGCGCTTTCTCGAAGATTGGGGCAGCGAGTATCTTAACTACAGCGGATCGCTTATCAACTTGTTTAACTCGCACAATAACAACGGTCCATTCAAATGCTGCAACAATGTTTACAGCCCGCCGAATCGAAACTGGGTATTTGACGCGACGTTCCTCGATATAAACCGATTGCCGCCCGGCACGCCGTATTTCCAGTACATACAAACGACCGGATTCCAGCGAACTAACGATTAA
- a CDS encoding protein kinase, which produces MMKELVLNNSRLDKRYDISEQLGRGSYAEIYLANDILASAQSPHSQVVIKALNVFLQDDLDDALERTLVENFQNEAVALDRVRHPNIINRLGHGTARDLNGAVFHYLVLEYLPGGDLQNLVRREEVPLKRVLDYVEQICAGLGHAHRHSIIHRDIKPQNLLLTEDRSTVKIADFGVARVNTTDSPITRVGTNVYAPPEHSPMFAGQTGTLTFAQLTPAADIYSLAKSIYTLVSGEAPRAFANETLTALPESIDHEEWSDELLQVLQKATHRDPRSRHQDVEEFWNALTVVREIAETGEASTLVRRRSLPQAHVSRGYTPFAPAKPQFQSEPPEVAGGFTPRPLSVGINRDQAFDASVITNSGSLNGSNISLKPPATAGGSDITPRRKRSRLQRLAVFAGFLAMFTGILYGTASYMRGRAILPEIHNPFAAQTAVASTDIYLRSAPNTDNDPIGLVTKNSKVRIVNSRDNWYQIDVVTQGRSQTFQPNATRGWLNGKYLDTDGN; this is translated from the coding sequence ATGATGAAAGAGCTTGTCCTGAATAATTCGCGTCTTGATAAGAGATATGACATTAGCGAGCAGCTTGGGAGAGGCAGCTACGCCGAAATTTATCTCGCCAACGACATTCTTGCGTCTGCACAATCGCCGCACAGCCAGGTCGTAATAAAAGCCCTAAACGTGTTTCTTCAGGACGATCTTGACGATGCTCTGGAACGAACTCTTGTTGAAAATTTTCAGAACGAAGCGGTCGCTCTTGATCGCGTTCGACATCCGAATATTATCAACCGCCTTGGCCACGGAACTGCACGCGATCTGAATGGAGCAGTTTTTCATTATCTCGTACTCGAATATCTTCCGGGCGGCGACCTGCAAAACTTGGTGCGAAGGGAAGAAGTGCCTCTAAAGCGAGTGCTCGACTATGTCGAACAGATATGCGCCGGCCTCGGCCACGCACATCGGCATTCGATTATTCACCGCGACATCAAACCACAGAATTTACTTTTGACCGAAGACCGCTCGACAGTGAAGATCGCTGATTTTGGCGTCGCTCGCGTGAACACTACTGATTCGCCGATAACGCGCGTTGGGACGAACGTTTATGCTCCGCCGGAACACAGTCCGATGTTCGCCGGACAAACCGGCACGCTAACTTTCGCTCAACTCACGCCGGCGGCGGACATTTATTCGCTGGCTAAATCGATCTATACGCTCGTTAGCGGCGAAGCTCCGAGAGCATTTGCGAACGAGACGCTGACGGCTTTGCCCGAGTCGATCGATCACGAGGAATGGTCAGATGAACTGCTGCAAGTTTTGCAAAAGGCGACGCATCGCGATCCACGGAGCCGCCATCAGGATGTTGAGGAGTTTTGGAATGCACTGACCGTCGTTCGCGAGATCGCTGAGACAGGTGAAGCGAGCACGCTTGTTCGACGACGTTCGCTCCCGCAGGCGCACGTTTCGCGCGGCTACACACCGTTTGCCCCTGCTAAGCCGCAGTTTCAGTCAGAACCACCTGAGGTGGCGGGTGGTTTTACTCCGCGACCGCTATCGGTTGGAATAAATAGAGATCAGGCCTTTGATGCTTCGGTCATCACAAACTCTGGATCATTGAACGGCTCAAACATCAGTCTAAAACCACCCGCTACCGCAGGTGGTTCTGACATTACGCCTCGCAGAAAACGCAGCCGTCTCCAAAGGCTCGCCGTTTTCGCCGGTTTTCTTGCTATGTTTACCGGCATTCTCTACGGCACTGCGAGCTATATGCGCGGACGGGCGATCTTGCCGGAGATACATAACCCTTTTGCTGCGCAAACTGCCGTTGCGAGCACCGATATCTACTTGCGGTCCGCTCCGAATACAGACAATGATCCGATCGGGTTGGTGACGAAAAATTCAAAGGTGCGTATTGTAAATTCACGAGATAACTGGTATCAAATTGATGTGGTCACGCAAGGCCGGTCACAGACATTTCAGCCTAATGCGACGCGTGGTTGGCTCAATGGCAAGTATCTCGACACTGACGGCAATTAG